Proteins encoded by one window of Leopardus geoffroyi isolate Oge1 chromosome X, O.geoffroyi_Oge1_pat1.0, whole genome shotgun sequence:
- the LOC123594607 gene encoding melanoma-associated antigen B16-like, which produces MPLPQKSPQYSCDRCLPARSVTQGLEDAHDSKALEETCLSSHPLMPGTSKEAPGAGIPSNPENPQSFCSSSIAIATTSTSELNEGSDSQEEEDSTSGAGPDAKNVPIDALDKMVALLVDFMLFKYLKKELMTKAVMKIVIKGYEEHFAEVFLKASERMEMVFGLDVKEVDPINHCYAFFIKLGLTYDGVLHGKEGIPKTGVLILILGVIFMKGNSATEKEVWEVLKLTGIYPGRKHSLFGDPRKLITQDFVKGKYLEYRQVANSDPAQFEFLWGSRAHAETTKMKVLEFLAKVHGTDPSSFPSQYEEALQEEEEERTRARMSAMAISTSVATASF; this is translated from the coding sequence ATGCCTCTGCCCCAGAAGAGTCCACAATACTCATGTGATCGATGCCTTCCGGCCCGCAGTGTGACCCAGGGCCTGGAGGATGCACACGACTCCAAGGCTCTGGAGGAGACCTGTCTCTCCTCCCATCCTCTAATGCCTGGCACTTCGAAGGAGGCTCCTGGTGCTGGTATACCCAGCAACCCTGAGAATCCTCAGAGTTTCTGCTCCTCTTCCATTGCCATCGCAACCACCTCAACAAGTGAGCTGAATGAGGGCTCCGATAGCCAAGAAGAGGAGGATAGCACCTCAGGGGCTGGGCCAGATGCCAAGAATGTACCCATAGATGCTCTAGATAAGATGGTGGCTTTGTTGGTGGATTTCATGCTGTTCAAGTATCTAAAGAAAGAGCTCATGACAAAGGCAGTTATGAAGATCGTCATCAAAGGGTATGAAGAGCACTTCGCTGAGGTCTTCCTGAAAGCCTCTGAGCGCATGGAGATGGTCTTCGGCCTTGATGTGAAGGAAGTGGATCCCATCAACCACTGCTATGCCTTCTTCATCAAATTGGGCCTCACCTATGATGGGGTGCTGCATGGTAAAGAGGGCATACCCAAGACGGGTGTCCTCATACTTATCCTGGGTGTGATCTTCATGAAGGGCAACAGTGCCACCGAAAAGGAAGTCTGGGAAGTTCTGAAGTTGACGGGGATATATCCCGGGAGGAAGCACTCCCTCTTTGGGGACCCCAGGAAGCTCATCACCCAAGATTTCGTGAAGGGAAAGTACCTGGAATACCGCCAGGTGGCCAACAGTGATCCCGCACAATTTGAATTCCTCTGGGGCTCAAGAGCCCACGCTGAAACCACCAAGATGAAAGTCCTGGAGTTTCTGGCCAAGGTTCATGGGACTGACCCGAGTTCTTTCCCATCTCAGTATGAGGAGGCTttgcaagaagaagaagaagagagaacccGAGCCAGAATGTCAGCCATGGCTATCTCTACTTCTGTGGCCACTGCAAGTTTCTAG